A genomic window from Jiangella alba includes:
- a CDS encoding glycerophosphodiester phosphodiesterase, whose protein sequence is MLTLIAHRGTPREHPENTLDSLRHAQTLGADAVEFDVRTTRDGVPVLLHDTDLGRIWGRPDVLAETDHADVADVIPALADVAADIAITLIVDCKGAGTVARAVPVLRDAGALPRCVFIGQADVLQEVRAELPDARLALSWSGASTPPPELLAQLRPEIMNVRWADLAESSLDTYRAAGLTTWWTYTIDDVDALRRALELGITGIITNDLPLIGAAAASAASR, encoded by the coding sequence TTGCTCACTCTGATCGCCCACCGCGGCACGCCCCGTGAACATCCCGAGAACACGCTCGACTCGCTGCGGCACGCGCAGACGCTCGGCGCCGACGCCGTCGAGTTCGACGTGCGGACCACCCGCGACGGCGTCCCCGTCCTGCTGCACGACACCGACCTCGGGCGCATCTGGGGGCGGCCGGACGTGCTCGCGGAGACCGACCACGCCGACGTCGCGGACGTGATCCCGGCGCTGGCCGACGTCGCCGCGGACATCGCCATCACGCTGATCGTCGACTGCAAGGGCGCCGGGACGGTCGCCCGCGCGGTGCCCGTCCTGCGGGATGCCGGCGCGCTGCCGCGGTGCGTGTTCATCGGCCAGGCCGACGTGCTGCAGGAGGTACGGGCGGAACTGCCCGACGCGCGGCTGGCGCTCTCGTGGTCCGGCGCCAGCACGCCGCCGCCGGAGCTGCTGGCCCAACTGCGGCCGGAGATCATGAACGTGCGCTGGGCCGACCTCGCCGAGTCCAGCCTCGACACCTACCGGGCCGCCGGGCTGACCACCTGGTGGACCTACACCATCGACGACGTCGACGCGTTGCGGCGGGCGCTGGAGCTGGGCATCACCGGCATCATCACCAACGACCTGCCGCTGATCGGCGCGGCCGCGGCCTCGGCGGCGAGCCGATGA
- a CDS encoding right-handed parallel beta-helix repeat-containing protein translates to MTTPPHHPARRNLLRVAAAGAVSAAGLAAATPAWGRTTAAPASPPPGLSDPVQRGDLVVDVRDHGAVGDGVADDTAAIQAALDEGRGRTVYIPPGTYPVSTMLTVFGGTTVLATATTVIRRTDGPSIVGNGVLGDMTATGFDGESDIVIQGGVWDVNASNVALNGNGFSFSHGRNIRVYDVRVRDVQGWHAMELNAVETVRVVNCRFEGFSDPQGNRQYSEAVHMDYAGGPGHFTLFGAPDFYGCKDVEVSGCYAGPSADFPSYPRLVGSHGGPDGHQHTGLRVVSNYADQCTEWAVRLYDWLDGVVQGNQIVGGGGGIQIGPAGVQTGGNVVVSGNTLRGLAGVQEAAGRPPDAAICVGRLNNARTHRLTVADNVVEGVAMEGISVYRTDGCVVSGNVVEDCEGAGIRLHDAPRAVVTSNAVARTGGESIVVADASNAALVAQNRADDATAAGVRVTGTVAEVVVRGNVVRGDAAYGIAIGAGATGTWHTGNDLRGGYTTGPVDDQGSGSLTDPAGVA, encoded by the coding sequence GTGACGACACCACCGCACCATCCCGCCCGCAGGAACCTGCTGCGCGTCGCCGCCGCGGGCGCGGTCTCGGCGGCCGGCCTCGCCGCCGCGACCCCGGCCTGGGGACGGACGACGGCGGCGCCGGCGTCGCCGCCACCCGGGCTGTCCGACCCGGTACAGCGCGGCGACCTCGTGGTCGACGTGCGCGACCACGGCGCCGTGGGCGACGGGGTCGCCGACGACACCGCGGCGATCCAGGCGGCGCTCGACGAGGGCCGCGGCCGGACGGTGTACATCCCGCCGGGCACGTACCCGGTGTCGACCATGCTGACGGTGTTCGGCGGCACCACCGTGCTGGCCACCGCGACCACCGTGATCCGCCGGACGGACGGGCCGAGCATCGTCGGCAACGGCGTGCTCGGCGACATGACCGCGACCGGCTTCGACGGCGAGTCGGACATCGTCATCCAGGGCGGCGTCTGGGACGTCAACGCCTCGAACGTGGCGCTCAACGGCAACGGCTTCTCGTTCAGCCACGGCCGCAACATCCGCGTGTACGACGTCCGCGTGCGCGACGTGCAGGGCTGGCACGCGATGGAGCTGAACGCCGTCGAGACGGTCCGGGTGGTGAACTGCCGGTTCGAGGGGTTCTCCGACCCGCAGGGCAACCGGCAGTACTCCGAGGCCGTGCACATGGACTACGCCGGCGGCCCGGGCCACTTCACCCTGTTCGGCGCGCCCGACTTCTACGGCTGCAAGGACGTCGAGGTCAGCGGCTGCTACGCGGGCCCGTCGGCGGACTTCCCGTCGTACCCGCGGCTGGTCGGCTCGCACGGCGGCCCGGACGGCCACCAGCACACCGGCCTGCGGGTCGTCAGCAACTACGCCGACCAGTGCACCGAGTGGGCGGTCCGGCTCTACGACTGGCTCGACGGCGTCGTGCAGGGCAACCAGATCGTCGGCGGCGGTGGCGGCATCCAGATCGGCCCGGCCGGCGTGCAGACCGGCGGCAACGTCGTCGTCTCCGGCAACACCCTGCGCGGCCTGGCCGGGGTGCAGGAGGCGGCCGGCCGGCCGCCGGACGCGGCGATCTGCGTCGGCCGGTTGAACAACGCGCGGACGCACCGGCTGACCGTCGCGGACAACGTGGTCGAGGGCGTCGCGATGGAGGGCATCTCGGTCTACCGCACCGACGGCTGCGTCGTCAGCGGCAACGTGGTCGAGGACTGCGAGGGCGCCGGCATCCGGCTGCACGACGCGCCGCGGGCGGTGGTGACGTCGAACGCGGTGGCCCGCACGGGCGGCGAGTCCATCGTCGTCGCCGACGCCAGCAACGCGGCGCTGGTGGCGCAGAACCGGGCCGACGACGCGACGGCGGCGGGCGTGCGCGTCACCGGCACGGTCGCCGAGGTGGTGGTGCGCGGCAACGTGGTGCGCGGCGACGCGGCGTACGGCATCGCCATCGGCGCGGGCGCCACCGGCACCTGGCACACCGGCAACGACCTGCGCGGCGGCTACACGACCGGCCCGGTCGACGACCAGGGCAGCGGCTCGCTGACCGACCCGGCGGGCGTCGCCTGA
- a CDS encoding carbohydrate ABC transporter permease, whose translation MSVATKVGTTAGPAAAAQPKRRRYDRREVTTAALLLLPSMAIFAVFAFYPLVRTFWLSVHANDLLGLPTQFVGLDQYTEFFSNPDLRRITLTTGIFVVLTALPSVVIGVFLALTLQARIRGINVFRTLMSTPFGFSAAATAVVFAVFFNPAVGVFNGILKMVGLDSVNWLTDPTYALPSLAVVCVWSNVGYTLLVASAGLQGIPDELYEAARIDGAGRWTVVRKIVLPLLTPTMFFLVVIMTINSLQTFGEIHILTGGGPNGSTTTLVYGIYQSAFAYGGSNYGLASVQAVVLLLVVTAATWAQFRVLQRKVFYG comes from the coding sequence ATGAGCGTCGCGACGAAGGTGGGGACGACGGCCGGCCCGGCAGCGGCGGCGCAGCCGAAGCGCCGCCGCTACGACCGGCGCGAGGTGACGACGGCGGCGCTGCTGCTGCTCCCGTCGATGGCGATCTTCGCGGTGTTCGCCTTCTACCCGCTGGTCCGCACGTTCTGGCTGAGCGTGCACGCCAACGACCTGCTCGGGCTGCCGACACAGTTCGTGGGGCTGGACCAGTACACCGAGTTCTTCTCCAATCCGGACCTGCGCCGCATCACGCTGACGACGGGCATCTTCGTGGTGCTGACGGCGCTGCCGAGCGTCGTCATCGGGGTGTTCCTGGCGTTGACGCTGCAGGCGCGGATCCGCGGCATCAACGTGTTCCGGACGTTGATGTCGACGCCGTTCGGGTTCTCGGCGGCGGCGACGGCCGTGGTGTTCGCGGTGTTCTTCAACCCGGCGGTGGGCGTCTTCAACGGCATCCTGAAGATGGTCGGCCTGGACAGCGTGAACTGGCTGACCGACCCCACGTACGCCCTGCCCAGCCTGGCGGTGGTGTGCGTGTGGAGCAACGTCGGCTACACGCTGCTGGTCGCGTCGGCCGGCCTGCAGGGCATCCCGGACGAGCTGTACGAGGCGGCCCGCATCGACGGCGCGGGGCGGTGGACGGTGGTGCGCAAGATCGTGCTGCCGCTGCTGACGCCGACGATGTTCTTCCTGGTCGTGATCATGACGATCAACTCGCTGCAGACGTTCGGCGAGATCCACATCCTCACCGGCGGCGGCCCGAACGGCTCGACGACGACGCTGGTGTACGGCATCTACCAGAGCGCGTTCGCCTACGGCGGCAGCAACTACGGGCTGGCGTCGGTGCAGGCCGTGGTGCTCCTGCTGGTGGTGACGGCCGCGACGTGGGCGCAGTTCCGCGTCCTGCAGCGCAAGGTGTTCTACGGATGA
- a CDS encoding DeoR/GlpR family DNA-binding transcription regulator yields MTPPEAPRGASPKRSQAREARQQLIIDHVVANGVATAAELSTLTGASLMTVHRDLDELARRSLVRKFHGGVSAQPSTAFESSSAYRIRVQGREKEALARTALELIEPGMSIMLDTSTTNLFLARMLGGHDHGPLTVVSNYLPIMQTLRAVPDVHLIGVGGDYNAMHDAFLGMSAIETIQALSVDVAFLSTSAMTADTAYHQEPDIVMVKRAMMAAGQRRVLLMDRTKLGRTALHRLAATSEFDRLIIDGEGGSADVVDRLREHVDVTLA; encoded by the coding sequence ATGACACCTCCCGAGGCGCCGCGCGGTGCGTCGCCGAAGCGGTCGCAGGCCCGAGAAGCTCGGCAGCAGCTGATCATCGACCACGTCGTCGCCAACGGCGTCGCGACGGCGGCGGAGTTGAGCACGCTCACCGGGGCGAGCCTGATGACCGTCCACCGTGACCTCGACGAACTCGCTCGCCGCTCGCTCGTGCGCAAGTTCCACGGCGGGGTCTCGGCGCAGCCGTCGACGGCGTTCGAGAGCAGTTCGGCGTACCGCATCCGGGTGCAGGGGCGGGAGAAGGAGGCGCTGGCCAGGACGGCTCTGGAGCTGATCGAGCCGGGGATGTCGATCATGCTCGACACGTCGACGACCAACCTGTTCCTGGCCAGGATGCTGGGCGGGCACGATCACGGCCCGCTGACGGTCGTCTCGAACTACCTGCCGATCATGCAGACGCTGCGGGCGGTCCCCGACGTGCACCTGATCGGGGTCGGCGGTGACTACAACGCCATGCATGACGCGTTCCTCGGGATGTCGGCGATCGAGACCATCCAGGCTCTCAGTGTGGACGTTGCCTTTCTCAGTACGTCTGCGATGACCGCCGACACCGCCTACCACCAGGAGCCGGACATCGTCATGGTCAAGCGCGCGATGATGGCGGCGGGCCAGCGCAGGGTGCTGCTGATGGACCGGACTAAGCTCGGCCGGACGGCCCTGCACCGCCTCGCCGCGACCTCCGAGTTCGACCGCCTCATCATCGACGGCGAAGGCGGCTCCGCCGACGTCGTCGACCGCCTCCGCGAACACGTGGACGTCACGCTCGCCTGA
- the trxA gene encoding thioredoxin: MTTTTLTGQTFQQTVEENEIVLVDFWAAWCGPCRSFAPVYEQASEQHPEIVFGKVDTEAERHLAGWAQITSIPTLMAFKQGYLVFSQPGALPAAALEQVIDSVVGLDVQAALAAEE; the protein is encoded by the coding sequence ATGACCACCACCACCCTGACCGGCCAGACCTTCCAGCAGACCGTGGAAGAGAACGAGATCGTGCTGGTCGACTTCTGGGCCGCCTGGTGCGGGCCGTGCCGCAGTTTCGCGCCCGTCTACGAGCAGGCGTCCGAGCAGCACCCGGAGATCGTCTTCGGCAAGGTCGACACCGAGGCCGAGCGCCACCTCGCCGGCTGGGCGCAGATCACCTCCATCCCGACGCTGATGGCGTTCAAGCAGGGCTACCTCGTCTTCTCTCAGCCCGGCGCGCTGCCCGCCGCCGCGCTCGAGCAGGTCATCGACAGCGTCGTCGGCCTGGACGTCCAGGCCGCCCTCGCCGCGGAGGAGTAG
- a CDS encoding ROK family protein, with translation MNDAAARGRGDGGAVASAAAVAGVIRAAANGASRTEIGAGTGLSKAIVSERVRALVDAGLLEEAGEFGSTGGRRATRVRFRSGLVVVAAEIAMTHVRAAVVTLPGRILADEKLPLSMHEGPERVLAELERLIERQLQRARDDAAAPLTLCGVGVGIAGPVEFATGRTVHPPVHPDWHDQPVRDRLAVRFGVPAWADNEVNLMALAEQHRGAGADVADSLVVKIGSWVGAGLISNRRLHRGAQGCAGSLVTTAGGDDIAARAELLAISGQSPALQAAAGAGRTVTAQLVAELAQLGDDDCRRILAEAAEDIGTVLSVLVDFFNPAVVVVTGGVASGGGAFLARIRETVYGRSLALATRDLRIVPSDLGDDAAILGAAAMTVDELTSAGGLGDTLARLGAAPTRTGAE, from the coding sequence ATGAACGATGCGGCAGCACGAGGACGCGGCGACGGCGGCGCGGTCGCCAGCGCGGCCGCCGTGGCCGGTGTCATCCGGGCCGCGGCCAACGGCGCGTCCCGGACGGAGATCGGCGCCGGCACCGGCCTGAGCAAGGCGATCGTCTCCGAGCGGGTCCGCGCGCTCGTCGACGCGGGGCTGCTGGAGGAGGCCGGCGAGTTCGGCAGCACCGGCGGGCGGCGCGCCACGCGGGTGCGGTTCCGGTCCGGCCTCGTGGTGGTCGCCGCGGAGATCGCGATGACGCACGTCCGCGCCGCCGTCGTCACGCTGCCCGGCCGCATCCTGGCCGACGAGAAGCTGCCGCTGTCCATGCACGAGGGGCCGGAACGGGTCCTCGCCGAGCTGGAGCGGCTGATCGAGCGGCAGCTCCAGCGGGCCCGCGACGACGCGGCCGCGCCGCTCACGCTCTGCGGCGTCGGGGTCGGCATCGCCGGGCCGGTCGAGTTCGCCACCGGCCGCACCGTCCATCCCCCGGTGCACCCCGACTGGCACGACCAGCCGGTCCGCGACCGCCTGGCGGTCCGCTTCGGGGTGCCGGCGTGGGCCGACAACGAGGTCAACCTGATGGCGCTGGCCGAGCAGCACCGCGGCGCCGGCGCGGACGTCGCCGACTCGCTGGTCGTCAAGATCGGCTCCTGGGTCGGCGCCGGCCTCATCTCCAACCGCCGGCTGCACCGCGGCGCGCAGGGCTGCGCCGGCAGCCTCGTCACCACCGCCGGCGGCGACGACATCGCGGCCCGGGCGGAGCTGCTGGCGATCAGCGGGCAGAGCCCGGCCCTGCAGGCGGCAGCCGGCGCGGGACGGACGGTGACGGCGCAGCTGGTGGCCGAGCTGGCCCAGCTCGGCGACGACGACTGCCGGCGCATCCTCGCCGAGGCGGCCGAGGACATCGGCACCGTGCTGTCCGTGCTCGTCGACTTCTTCAACCCGGCCGTCGTCGTCGTGACCGGCGGCGTCGCGAGCGGCGGCGGCGCGTTCCTGGCCCGCATCCGCGAGACCGTCTACGGCAGGTCGCTGGCGCTGGCCACCCGCGACCTGCGCATCGTCCCGTCCGACCTGGGCGACGATGCCGCCATCCTCGGCGCCGCGGCCATGACGGTCGACGAGCTGACGTCGGCCGGCGGGCTGGGCGACACCCTCGCCCGCCTCGGCGCCGCTCCCACCAGGACGGGCGCCGAGTGA
- a CDS encoding carbohydrate ABC transporter permease, translated as MSGLRRALTYAGLTALTAVIVFPLYYAVAGSLMTDRELTTFPPALFPSSVTLQNYVDVLDAIPLVRQYANSIGVALVVVAGVLVTSLLSAYAFVFLRFPFKRTLFALFLLTIMVPGESLIIPNYLTVSNLGLLDTFPALTLPFLAMGFGTFLLRQFFAAFPREIYEAARMDGCTHVRFMFSILTPLSRPALAALAIYAFIATYNKYFWPLLVTRTPEMQTLQIGLSQLRSLEAREPGLILAGVTLAIIPMLILIYFFQRNIIRGLTTGSGK; from the coding sequence ATGAGCGGCCTGCGGCGCGCCCTGACCTACGCGGGCCTGACGGCGCTGACGGCGGTCATCGTCTTCCCGCTCTACTACGCGGTGGCCGGGTCGCTGATGACCGACCGGGAGCTGACGACGTTCCCGCCGGCGCTGTTCCCCAGCAGCGTCACCCTGCAGAACTACGTGGACGTACTGGACGCGATCCCGCTGGTGCGGCAGTACGCGAACAGCATCGGCGTGGCCCTGGTGGTCGTCGCCGGGGTGCTGGTGACGTCGCTGCTGTCGGCGTACGCGTTCGTGTTCCTGCGCTTCCCGTTCAAGCGGACGCTGTTCGCGCTGTTCCTGCTGACGATCATGGTGCCGGGGGAGTCGCTGATCATCCCCAACTACCTGACCGTCTCGAACCTGGGGCTGCTGGACACGTTCCCCGCGCTGACGCTGCCGTTCCTCGCGATGGGGTTCGGGACGTTCCTGCTGCGGCAGTTCTTCGCGGCGTTCCCGCGGGAGATCTACGAGGCGGCCCGGATGGACGGCTGCACGCACGTGCGGTTCATGTTCTCCATCCTGACGCCGTTGTCGCGGCCGGCCCTGGCGGCGCTGGCGATCTACGCGTTCATCGCCACCTACAACAAGTACTTCTGGCCGCTGCTGGTGACCCGGACGCCGGAGATGCAGACGCTGCAGATCGGGCTGAGCCAGTTGCGGTCGCTGGAGGCGCGCGAGCCGGGGCTGATCCTGGCCGGCGTGACGCTCGCGATCATCCCGATGCTGATCCTCATCTACTTCTTCCAGCGCAACATCATCCGTGGCCTCACCACGGGTTCCGGCAAGTAG
- a CDS encoding inositol monophosphatase family protein, translating into MTGRDLGAALAVAEEAARWAQRHITSRRPGPGDPEEKAGPGDWVTSVDREVEEHIRAALLAAFPGDVVIGEEAGRSEGAGPDGGEQAAGAGPDGGEQAAGAGPDGGEQAAGAGPDGADGAAAGLAQAGDGGLTWYIDPIDGTTNFVHGLPGVSVSIAAVDAGGVAVGVVHDVYRDEAFTAIRGRGARVDGVAVAAGGEGDRVGLRGGLLLTEWSGLLPWPGMYGLITDLQERFTATRVLGSCALSLASVGAGRATGAVLGGHYNPWDVLAGALIAAEAGCVVFDPDGVAGDVPMGGLGVARPDVADEIRRAWQQARARAADAAADDGATADDGATAGVPGGRVGTGEAEAAP; encoded by the coding sequence ATGACGGGGCGGGACCTCGGCGCGGCGCTGGCGGTCGCCGAGGAGGCGGCGCGGTGGGCCCAGCGGCACATCACGTCGCGGCGGCCCGGCCCCGGCGACCCGGAGGAGAAGGCCGGCCCGGGCGACTGGGTGACGTCGGTCGATCGCGAGGTCGAGGAGCACATCCGGGCCGCGCTGCTGGCCGCCTTCCCCGGCGACGTGGTGATCGGCGAGGAGGCCGGCCGGTCGGAAGGTGCCGGGCCAGACGGTGGCGAGCAGGCGGCGGGTGCCGGGCCGGACGGTGGCGAGCAGGCGGCGGGTGCCGGGCCGGACGGTGGCGAGCAGGCGGCGGGTGCGGGGCCGGACGGTGCCGACGGGGCCGCGGCGGGGCTCGCGCAGGCCGGCGACGGCGGGCTGACGTGGTACATCGACCCGATCGACGGCACGACGAACTTCGTGCACGGGCTGCCGGGGGTGTCGGTCAGTATCGCCGCGGTCGACGCCGGCGGGGTGGCCGTCGGCGTGGTGCACGACGTGTACCGGGACGAGGCGTTCACCGCGATCCGCGGCCGGGGCGCCCGTGTCGACGGCGTGGCGGTGGCGGCCGGCGGGGAGGGGGATCGGGTCGGGCTGCGCGGCGGCCTGCTGCTCACCGAGTGGTCCGGGCTGCTGCCGTGGCCCGGCATGTACGGCCTGATCACGGACCTGCAGGAGCGGTTCACCGCCACCCGCGTCCTCGGCTCCTGCGCCCTGAGTCTGGCGTCAGTCGGCGCGGGCCGGGCGACGGGCGCGGTCCTCGGCGGTCACTACAACCCGTGGGACGTGCTGGCCGGCGCGCTCATCGCGGCCGAGGCCGGCTGCGTGGTCTTCGACCCTGACGGGGTCGCGGGCGACGTGCCGATGGGCGGCCTCGGGGTGGCCCGCCCGGACGTGGCCGACGAGATCCGGCGCGCATGGCAGCAGGCCCGCGCCCGCGCCGCTGACGCCGCCGCTGACGACGGCGCCACCGCAGACGACGGCGCCACCGCCGGCGTCCCGGGCGGCCGGGTCGGCACGGGCGAGGCGGAGGCGGCGCCATGA
- a CDS encoding ABC transporter substrate-binding protein — MQRRVFTAAGAVLTALALTTACSAGDDGGAAGGSGGGDGSGDFDGTITFWYAMAGRNGEAITELVDRYNDENDAGVTVEAIYQGNYNDTLTKLRASAQSGVLPSMVQVNELSTRFMYDSGLATPVQELADQAGYSFDDLNERVVGYYTVDGVVQSMPFNVSAPTLYYNKDAFAAAGLDPESPPRTLDDIRAAAEQLRGGSTEYGFVSSIDGYLVEQYLAVADAPYCDEGNGREGLATTVEWDSDVTESILTWWTGMVDDGLAINVGRDANNASAAFQAGNAAMMTFTSANLRDIVDGADFEVGVAPYPMPRAGDAGGPILGGGSLWALAGQPDAAKEAVFDFMAFMMSPESQAMWSTRTGYVPVNTKAVELPEYSEVLDQYPGLALAGEQLSATPDGLNTTGCLMGVMPQARDKMNDAIEASLLGVKEPRQALVDGAAGLASVIEQYNDSVGAN, encoded by the coding sequence ATGCAGCGCAGAGTGTTCACCGCCGCCGGCGCCGTCCTGACCGCGCTGGCGCTCACGACCGCCTGCAGCGCCGGAGACGACGGCGGAGCGGCCGGCGGTAGCGGCGGCGGCGACGGCAGCGGCGACTTCGACGGGACCATCACGTTCTGGTACGCGATGGCCGGCCGCAACGGTGAGGCGATCACCGAGCTGGTCGATCGCTACAACGACGAGAACGACGCCGGCGTGACGGTCGAGGCGATCTACCAGGGCAACTACAACGACACGCTGACGAAGCTGCGGGCGTCGGCGCAGTCGGGCGTTCTGCCGAGCATGGTGCAGGTCAACGAGCTGAGCACGCGGTTCATGTACGACTCCGGGCTGGCCACGCCGGTGCAGGAACTGGCCGACCAGGCCGGCTACTCCTTCGACGACCTCAACGAGCGGGTGGTCGGCTACTACACGGTCGACGGCGTGGTGCAGTCGATGCCGTTCAACGTGTCGGCGCCGACGCTCTACTACAACAAGGACGCGTTCGCCGCCGCCGGGCTGGACCCGGAGTCGCCGCCGCGGACGCTCGACGACATCCGGGCGGCGGCCGAGCAACTGCGCGGCGGCAGCACCGAGTACGGCTTCGTGTCGTCCATCGACGGCTACCTGGTCGAGCAGTACCTGGCCGTCGCCGACGCGCCGTACTGCGACGAGGGCAACGGGCGCGAGGGCCTGGCGACGACGGTGGAGTGGGACAGCGACGTGACGGAGTCGATCCTCACGTGGTGGACCGGCATGGTCGACGACGGGCTGGCGATCAACGTCGGGCGCGACGCCAACAACGCCTCGGCGGCGTTCCAGGCGGGCAACGCGGCCATGATGACGTTCACGTCGGCCAACCTGCGCGACATCGTCGACGGCGCGGACTTCGAGGTCGGCGTGGCGCCGTACCCGATGCCGCGGGCCGGCGACGCCGGTGGGCCGATCCTCGGCGGCGGCTCGCTGTGGGCGCTGGCCGGGCAGCCCGACGCCGCGAAGGAGGCCGTCTTCGACTTCATGGCGTTCATGATGTCGCCGGAGAGCCAGGCCATGTGGTCCACCCGCACCGGCTACGTCCCCGTCAACACCAAGGCCGTCGAGCTGCCCGAGTACAGCGAGGTGCTCGACCAGTACCCGGGCCTGGCGCTGGCCGGCGAGCAGCTCTCCGCCACCCCGGACGGCCTGAACACCACCGGCTGCCTCATGGGGGTCATGCCGCAGGCGCGGGACAAGATGAACGACGCCATCGAGGCGTCGCTGCTCGGCGTGAAGGAACCGCGGCAGGCGCTCGTGGACGGCGCGGCCGGTCTGGCCTCGGTCATCGAGCAGTACAACGACTCCGTCGGCGCGAACTGA
- a CDS encoding DUF47 domain-containing protein: MKAARLRPRWPRRFRGGRQHMSEALSGQVHAARDGAALARAMVNKKVSPAQARERIADIEHRGDEMRAVLVDRLSRTLVAPLDREDLFRLSRSIDDVLDTIREFLREADLYQIQRRKTYRPFLDHVVAAVDSLDEAVGTLWSAPHDVPLKALDAKKAARSISREYQQEFARIVDGDVSTEALKHRELIKRLDGVGARISEAADVLTDGALKRGY, translated from the coding sequence ATGAAGGCCGCGCGGTTGCGGCCGCGCTGGCCGCGCCGGTTCCGCGGCGGCCGGCAGCACATGTCCGAGGCGCTGAGCGGCCAGGTGCACGCCGCCCGCGACGGCGCCGCCCTGGCCCGGGCGATGGTCAACAAGAAGGTGTCGCCGGCACAGGCGCGCGAGCGCATCGCCGACATCGAGCACCGCGGCGACGAGATGCGCGCGGTGCTGGTCGACCGGCTGTCCCGCACGCTGGTCGCGCCGCTGGACCGCGAGGACCTGTTCCGGCTGTCGCGCTCCATCGACGACGTCCTCGACACCATCCGCGAGTTCCTCCGCGAGGCCGACCTCTACCAGATCCAGCGGCGCAAGACCTACCGCCCGTTCCTCGACCACGTGGTCGCCGCCGTCGACTCGCTCGACGAGGCCGTCGGCACGCTGTGGAGCGCGCCGCACGACGTGCCGCTCAAGGCGCTCGACGCGAAGAAGGCGGCGCGCAGCATCAGCCGCGAGTACCAGCAGGAGTTCGCCCGCATCGTCGACGGCGACGTGTCGACCGAGGCGCTCAAGCACCGCGAGCTGATCAAGCGCCTCGACGGTGTGGGCGCGCGCATCAGTGAGGCGGCCGACGTCCTCACCGACGGCGCGCTCAAGCGCGGCTACTGA
- a CDS encoding inorganic phosphate transporter gives MPDLMIAVGVVFALVTGANDGGALIAPGLRIPGMPVAAGLGLLVAAVVAVPLLLTTAVAQTLAGSIVPADPAPLAIGFVVAIVVAGGLARRGLPTSLTLAVIGGVAGAGVGAGLSVEWPAVLRVLAIGVAAPVAGLLLALAGATAWRAVRGARYLATVRRTHVAAYLAQCLAYGANDGQKAFVLFIAASAAAGGDAAPRWWAYPVVGGLFAAGAVIGLPRVARTLGTGIISTRAPQAVTAEFASAAAVLGSAAAGAPVSMTQALTGGLLGAGVHDSYRRVRWRVVANLGLAWAVTLPAAFALAGAAALVVGATTP, from the coding sequence GTGCCCGACCTGATGATCGCGGTGGGGGTGGTGTTCGCCCTCGTCACCGGCGCCAACGACGGCGGCGCGCTGATCGCGCCCGGGCTGCGGATCCCGGGGATGCCGGTCGCGGCCGGCCTCGGCCTACTGGTCGCGGCCGTCGTCGCCGTCCCGTTGCTGCTGACGACCGCGGTCGCGCAGACGCTGGCCGGCTCGATCGTGCCGGCCGACCCGGCGCCGCTGGCGATCGGGTTCGTCGTGGCGATCGTCGTCGCCGGCGGGCTGGCCCGGCGCGGGCTCCCGACCAGCCTGACGCTGGCGGTCATCGGCGGCGTCGCCGGTGCCGGCGTCGGCGCCGGCCTGTCCGTCGAATGGCCGGCCGTGCTGCGGGTCCTCGCGATCGGCGTGGCCGCACCGGTCGCCGGGCTGCTGCTCGCGCTGGCCGGCGCGACCGCCTGGCGCGCCGTCCGCGGTGCGCGCTACCTCGCCACCGTCCGGCGCACGCACGTGGCGGCGTACCTCGCGCAGTGCCTCGCCTACGGCGCGAACGACGGGCAGAAGGCGTTCGTCCTGTTCATCGCCGCGAGCGCGGCGGCCGGAGGTGACGCGGCGCCGCGCTGGTGGGCGTACCCGGTGGTCGGCGGGCTGTTCGCCGCCGGCGCCGTGATCGGCCTCCCGCGGGTCGCCCGCACCCTCGGCACCGGCATCATCAGCACCCGCGCCCCGCAGGCCGTGACCGCCGAGTTCGCCTCCGCCGCCGCCGTGCTGGGCAGCGCCGCGGCGGGCGCGCCGGTCAGCATGACGCAGGCGCTGACCGGCGGGCTGCTCGGCGCCGGCGTCCACGACAGTTACCGGCGGGTGCGATGGCGCGTGGTCGCCAACCTCGGCCTCGCCTGGGCGGTCACGCTGCCGGCCGCCTTCGCCCTGGCCGGCGCCGCCGCGCTCGTCGTCGGCGCCACGACACCCTGA